The following coding sequences lie in one Filimonas effusa genomic window:
- the tsaE gene encoding tRNA (adenosine(37)-N6)-threonylcarbamoyltransferase complex ATPase subunit type 1 TsaE, translating to MELNYELSQAADTAAAIWDQYGQYSVWAFHGELGAGKTTFIHALCSLLNVKDTVSSPTFALINEYRSANRGSIYHMDWYRLKDEEEAIQAGIEDCLYSGSLCLVEWPEKAAGLLPDDTVHIYLETTGPHTRRIVINN from the coding sequence ATGGAACTAAATTATGAGCTGAGCCAGGCGGCCGATACTGCCGCCGCTATATGGGACCAATACGGGCAATATTCCGTTTGGGCCTTTCATGGAGAACTGGGAGCCGGTAAAACAACCTTTATACATGCCCTCTGCTCCCTGCTCAATGTAAAAGATACTGTGAGCAGCCCCACCTTCGCACTCATCAACGAATACAGGAGCGCCAACCGGGGTAGTATCTACCATATGGACTGGTACCGCCTGAAAGACGAAGAAGAAGCCATACAGGCGGGTATCGAAGATTGCCTGTACAGCGGCAGCCTGTGCCTGGTGGAATGGCCCGAAAAAGCCGCCGGCCTCCTGCCCGACGATACGGTTCATATTTACCTGGAAACAACTGGCCCCCATACCAGGCGTATAGTGATAAATAACTGA
- a CDS encoding RecQ family ATP-dependent DNA helicase has product MMNDARFVLRKYWGYTAFRGLQEKVIEAVLQGRDTLALLPTGGGKSVCYQVPAILNDGICLVISPLIALMKDQVENLGQKGIGAIAIYSGMNNREVRQAFDEAASNREIRLLYISPERLDTLLFSQYVDELDIQLVAVDEAHCISQWGYDFRPAYLRIAQLRDRLPGNVPFLALTASATPLVQEDIIDKLQLKQPAVFRQSFERPELVYRLFRTESKINKLIALLQEIKGSGIVYCGTRRRTQDVTRLLLLQGIQAGFYHAGLPQDERNEKQQAWVNGALRVMVCTNAFGMGIDKPDVRSVIHYDVPDCLENYYQEAGRAGRDGKTAYAVLLFEAQDEQLLLELPDIRYPKLADIQRVYQALADYLQIPVGVGEGVYYDFDFMGLVQHFSLDPRLAINAIRILEQEGHLSFKENVFMVARVMFTSTRTQLEEVERMYPQLELLMKTLLRTYEGIYDNLVPVYEKQLMRLCRLSREQLLQQLQQLERLGVIEYLPQKETPQLHYLLNRAPAAFLNIDLRNYERRKQLYIQRLQAMLGYTRDAGGCRSRYIARYFGQDDAKACGICDVCVAARQSGPLLPEEFNSITQKIKALLSGGAVPIKSLVAGLTPFTEEKSWQVIRFLLSEQKLVMDQAGNVTGRSL; this is encoded by the coding sequence ATGATGAATGATGCAAGATTTGTTCTGCGTAAATACTGGGGCTATACTGCATTCCGTGGTTTGCAGGAGAAGGTAATTGAAGCTGTTCTGCAAGGCAGGGATACGTTGGCGCTGCTGCCTACCGGCGGTGGCAAATCGGTTTGTTACCAGGTGCCTGCTATCCTGAACGATGGCATTTGCCTGGTGATATCGCCATTGATAGCTTTGATGAAAGACCAGGTGGAGAACCTTGGTCAGAAAGGTATAGGAGCTATTGCCATTTACAGTGGCATGAACAACCGTGAGGTAAGACAGGCATTTGATGAAGCGGCAAGTAACCGTGAGATCCGGTTATTGTATATTTCCCCGGAACGTTTGGATACTTTATTGTTTTCGCAATATGTTGATGAGCTGGATATTCAGCTGGTGGCGGTAGATGAGGCACATTGTATTTCCCAATGGGGTTATGATTTCAGGCCGGCTTATCTGCGTATTGCGCAATTGCGCGACCGGCTGCCGGGTAATGTGCCTTTCCTGGCTTTAACGGCTTCGGCTACGCCATTGGTGCAGGAAGATATCATCGACAAGTTGCAGTTAAAACAGCCTGCGGTATTCCGGCAGTCGTTTGAAAGACCTGAACTGGTATATCGCCTGTTTCGAACAGAAAGCAAGATCAATAAGCTTATAGCGTTACTTCAGGAGATAAAAGGCAGTGGTATTGTGTATTGCGGCACCCGCCGCCGTACGCAGGACGTAACAAGGCTGCTGCTATTGCAGGGCATACAGGCTGGTTTCTATCATGCGGGTTTGCCGCAGGACGAAAGAAACGAAAAGCAGCAGGCCTGGGTGAACGGTGCGTTGAGGGTGATGGTTTGTACCAATGCCTTTGGTATGGGAATCGACAAACCGGATGTTCGTTCTGTGATACACTACGACGTGCCGGACTGTCTTGAGAACTATTACCAGGAAGCAGGCCGGGCGGGGCGCGATGGTAAAACTGCTTATGCTGTTTTATTATTTGAAGCACAGGATGAGCAGTTATTGCTGGAGCTGCCCGATATACGTTATCCCAAACTTGCCGATATACAGCGCGTGTACCAGGCATTGGCGGATTACCTACAGATACCGGTAGGTGTTGGAGAAGGAGTGTACTACGATTTTGATTTTATGGGTCTTGTACAGCATTTTTCTCTCGATCCAAGGTTAGCGATCAATGCTATCAGGATATTGGAACAGGAAGGGCATCTGAGTTTCAAGGAAAACGTATTTATGGTAGCCAGGGTGATGTTTACTTCAACACGTACGCAGCTGGAAGAGGTAGAGCGTATGTATCCCCAGCTGGAGCTGCTGATGAAAACACTGCTTCGTACGTATGAAGGTATTTATGATAACCTGGTGCCGGTATATGAGAAGCAGCTCATGCGTTTATGCCGTCTTAGCCGCGAGCAGTTGTTACAGCAGCTGCAGCAACTGGAACGTCTTGGTGTAATAGAATACCTGCCACAGAAGGAAACGCCGCAGCTGCATTACCTGCTGAACAGGGCGCCGGCAGCTTTTTTGAATATAGACCTGCGGAACTATGAGCGGCGGAAACAATTATACATACAACGGTTACAGGCTATGCTGGGTTATACCAGGGATGCCGGTGGTTGCCGCAGCCGTTATATTGCGCGGTACTTTGGCCAGGATGATGCCAAAGCCTGCGGGATATGTGATGTATGTGTAGCGGCAAGGCAATCGGGGCCGCTGTTGCCGGAAGAGTTTAATAGCATTACTCAAAAGATAAAAGCGCTGTTATCCGGTGGCGCTGTTCCTATTAAGAGTCTTGTGGCGGGGCTTACTCCTTTCACTGAAGAAAAGAGCTGGCAGGTGATCCGCTTCCTGCTGTCGGAGCAAAAGCTTGTGATGGACCAGGCTGGTAATGTTACGGGGCGCTCTTTGTAA
- a CDS encoding heavy metal translocating P-type ATPase: MEKVNWKVEGMSCTNCALTIEKYLTQQEGLSDVKVNFIGGDVSFAINDSTPAAKVERGIEGLGYHVANGPGSANKAVKKKKWFKNHLQRFWFCVVFTLPLALHMLPGIHIHLLMNPWVQLGLTLPVYIVGMDFFGRSAIKSLLKGIPNMNVLVAMGATSAFIYSLIGMFSADAANYLFFETTATILTLVFLGYLLEDKTVETTQANIRRLTVSQKVMANMIAFDDKFQEHVFPVDSASLKVGDLILIKSGEYVPMDCKVLSGEASVNEAVVTGESLPLTRTMNDKLIGGSMVEQGSVKAYVTAVGEDTVMSQILRLVKEAQSEKPPVQQMADKISAVFVPVVAAIAVLTLMGNYWIAGLPFAMSLMRAIAVLVIACPCAMGLATPAAIAVGLGRAAKKGILFKNARSLEIFRDIRQVVFDKTGTLTTGKFVITAFEASDSAGDSALKDIAYSLEKYSNHPIAKCITAVWKTKDELRWARIEEVKGLGMKALDKEGNTYAAVSYRGAAHLTTDSGHNVYIIRNNVLLGWIDVADEIRPEAKDVVAALKRRGITTILLSGDKKDKCEAVAAALGIAQVFAEQTPESKLQQIEALNRQAPVAMVGDGINDAPALAKATVGISLSDASQIAMQTAQVVLMNHGLTYLPMALGLGKHTYLTIKQNLFWAFIYNIVAIPVAALGYLHPTLAALVMGLSDVVLAINSVRLNWKKVA; this comes from the coding sequence ATGGAAAAGGTGAACTGGAAGGTTGAAGGCATGAGTTGCACCAATTGTGCGCTCACCATAGAAAAATATCTCACACAGCAGGAAGGGTTGTCCGACGTGAAAGTGAATTTCATAGGCGGTGATGTAAGTTTTGCGATAAATGACAGCACACCGGCTGCCAAGGTAGAGCGGGGCATTGAAGGGCTGGGTTATCATGTAGCCAATGGTCCTGGCAGCGCGAATAAAGCCGTTAAAAAGAAAAAATGGTTTAAGAACCATCTGCAGCGTTTCTGGTTTTGCGTGGTGTTTACATTACCCCTGGCCTTACATATGCTACCCGGGATACATATTCATCTGCTGATGAACCCGTGGGTACAGTTGGGACTTACGTTACCTGTGTATATTGTTGGAATGGATTTTTTTGGCCGCAGCGCCATCAAGAGTTTGTTGAAGGGCATTCCCAATATGAACGTACTGGTAGCGATGGGCGCTACTTCTGCTTTTATTTACAGTCTTATAGGGATGTTCAGCGCTGATGCGGCAAACTACCTGTTCTTTGAAACTACCGCTACCATTCTTACACTGGTGTTCCTGGGCTACTTGCTTGAAGACAAGACTGTAGAAACAACCCAGGCCAATATCCGGCGTCTTACCGTATCGCAGAAGGTGATGGCGAATATGATCGCTTTTGACGACAAGTTTCAGGAGCATGTGTTCCCTGTTGACAGCGCGAGCCTGAAGGTGGGGGATCTTATCCTTATCAAAAGCGGGGAGTATGTGCCTATGGATTGTAAGGTATTGTCGGGGGAGGCCAGTGTTAACGAGGCGGTTGTTACGGGTGAAAGCCTGCCGCTGACGCGTACGATGAACGATAAGCTTATAGGCGGCAGTATGGTGGAACAGGGCAGTGTAAAAGCTTATGTTACGGCTGTAGGCGAGGATACTGTTATGAGCCAGATACTGCGGCTGGTAAAAGAAGCCCAGTCTGAAAAGCCGCCGGTACAGCAGATGGCCGATAAGATCAGTGCTGTATTTGTTCCTGTGGTGGCCGCTATAGCTGTACTTACGCTGATGGGTAATTACTGGATAGCAGGGCTACCGTTTGCTATGAGCCTGATGCGGGCTATTGCCGTACTTGTGATTGCATGTCCGTGTGCCATGGGGCTGGCAACACCAGCTGCGATAGCTGTGGGATTAGGGCGGGCTGCGAAAAAGGGTATATTGTTTAAAAATGCCCGGAGCCTGGAGATCTTCAGGGATATCAGGCAGGTGGTGTTTGATAAAACGGGCACGCTTACTACGGGCAAGTTTGTTATAACTGCTTTTGAAGCGTCCGATAGTGCTGGCGATAGTGCATTGAAGGATATCGCTTATTCTCTCGAGAAATATTCGAACCATCCTATCGCGAAATGTATTACGGCGGTGTGGAAGACAAAGGATGAATTGCGCTGGGCACGTATTGAAGAAGTAAAGGGGCTGGGAATGAAGGCGCTTGATAAGGAGGGGAATACCTATGCAGCGGTTTCGTACCGCGGCGCAGCGCATCTTACTACCGACAGCGGGCATAACGTATATATTATCCGCAACAATGTTTTACTGGGCTGGATCGATGTAGCTGATGAAATAAGGCCTGAGGCGAAGGATGTGGTGGCGGCTTTAAAGCGCCGTGGCATTACCACGATATTATTAAGCGGGGACAAAAAAGATAAATGTGAGGCTGTTGCTGCCGCATTAGGTATAGCGCAGGTGTTTGCCGAACAAACGCCGGAGAGCAAGCTGCAGCAGATAGAAGCGTTGAACCGCCAGGCTCCTGTTGCTATGGTAGGGGATGGTATCAACGATGCGCCTGCGCTTGCCAAGGCAACGGTAGGAATTTCTTTAAGCGATGCTTCGCAGATAGCGATGCAAACTGCGCAGGTGGTATTAATGAACCATGGCCTTACTTATCTGCCGATGGCATTGGGGCTGGGGAAACACACTTATCTTACAATCAAACAAAACCTGTTCTGGGCATTTATCTATAATATAGTAGCTATACCTGTAGCGGCGCTGGGTTATCTTCATCCTACCCTGGCGGCGCTTGTCATGGGTTTGAGTGATGTGGTGCTGGCTATTAATTCAGTAAGGCTAAACTGGAAAAAGGTTGCCTGA
- a CDS encoding helicase HerA-like domain-containing protein, with product MSALFLGSIQQGYTFKGESAQLGCALLNGNLVPGAAVNLPLKTMNRHGLIAGATGTGKTKTLQLISEILSDASVPVLLMDIKGDLSGLAAAGTLNDKIKERYAKMELEWQPAAYPAELLTLSEEKGVRLRATVTEFGPILLSKILGLNDTQSGLVALLFKYCDDNQLPLVDLKDFIKVLQYIGNEGKPEVEKTYGKISTTSTGTILRKVIELQQQGAEIFFGEPSFEVDDLMRISDDGRGIINILRVTDMQNRPKLFSTFMLQLLAELYAVCPEEGDLDKPKLVLFIDEAHLLFQEATPALLQQIETVIKLIRSKGIGIFFCTQNPQDVPASILGQLGLKIQHALRAFTAADRKTIKQAAENFPETEFYKTDELLTQMGIGEALVTLLNEKGIPTPLVHTMLATPRSRMDILTPGEIDNVISHSKLAAKYNKSVDSESAFEILTAKLERATREQEEQEQSKPETRKAKKEESFFDNPVVRQAGRTAASILTRSLLGALGLTGKTSRKR from the coding sequence ATGAGCGCGCTCTTTTTAGGATCAATACAGCAGGGATATACTTTCAAAGGCGAATCGGCCCAACTGGGTTGCGCTTTGTTAAACGGCAACCTGGTTCCCGGAGCCGCCGTTAATCTGCCGCTGAAAACCATGAACCGCCATGGCCTTATAGCCGGCGCAACCGGCACCGGTAAAACCAAGACCCTGCAGCTTATCAGCGAAATACTAAGCGACGCCAGCGTTCCTGTATTATTGATGGATATTAAAGGCGATCTCAGTGGCCTCGCCGCCGCAGGCACGCTCAATGATAAGATTAAAGAACGTTATGCCAAAATGGAACTGGAATGGCAACCCGCAGCCTACCCCGCTGAATTGCTCACGTTAAGTGAAGAAAAAGGCGTTCGCCTCAGAGCTACCGTCACAGAATTCGGACCTATACTGCTTAGCAAGATCCTGGGCCTTAACGATACGCAAAGCGGCCTCGTAGCATTGCTCTTTAAATACTGCGATGATAACCAGCTGCCCCTGGTAGACCTTAAAGACTTTATTAAAGTTTTACAATATATCGGCAATGAAGGTAAACCAGAGGTAGAAAAAACCTATGGTAAAATATCAACTACCAGTACAGGCACCATACTCCGGAAAGTGATAGAACTACAACAACAGGGCGCTGAAATATTCTTCGGAGAACCCAGCTTTGAAGTAGATGACCTCATGCGCATATCCGATGACGGACGGGGCATCATAAACATTCTCCGGGTTACCGACATGCAGAACAGGCCCAAACTGTTTTCCACCTTTATGCTGCAACTACTTGCTGAACTCTATGCGGTATGCCCCGAAGAAGGTGACCTCGATAAACCCAAACTTGTTTTATTCATCGATGAAGCGCACCTGCTGTTCCAGGAAGCTACACCCGCCTTACTCCAGCAGATCGAAACGGTTATAAAACTGATCCGCTCCAAGGGAATAGGCATTTTCTTCTGCACGCAAAACCCGCAGGATGTACCCGCATCTATCCTGGGCCAGCTGGGCCTTAAAATACAACATGCCTTAAGAGCCTTTACCGCCGCCGACCGCAAAACCATTAAACAGGCAGCAGAGAACTTCCCCGAAACGGAGTTCTATAAAACAGACGAACTCCTCACTCAAATGGGAATAGGAGAGGCCCTGGTAACACTCCTGAACGAAAAAGGTATCCCTACACCACTGGTGCATACCATGCTGGCAACACCTCGAAGCCGTATGGACATTCTTACGCCGGGAGAAATCGACAACGTCATCAGCCATAGCAAACTCGCTGCTAAATACAACAAGTCTGTCGACAGCGAAAGCGCTTTTGAAATACTGACAGCCAAACTTGAAAGAGCCACCCGGGAACAAGAAGAACAGGAACAGTCGAAGCCTGAAACACGCAAAGCCAAAAAAGAAGAAAGCTTCTTCGATAACCCCGTAGTACGCCAGGCAGGCAGAACAGCAGCCTCCATCCTTACCCGTAGCCTGCTCGGAGCATTAGGCCTTACAGGCAAAACCAGCAGGAAACGGTAA
- the dnaX gene encoding DNA polymerase III subunit gamma/tau: MDKFIVSARKYRPQTFDTVVGQSHITTTLKNAIKHNQLAHAFLFCGPRGVGKTTCARILAKTINCENLQPDGEACDTCNSCRTFNEGTSLNIHELDAASNNSVDDIRSLVEQVRFAPQAGKYKVYIVDEVHMLSASAFNAFLKTLEEPPSYAIFILATTEKHKILPTILSRCQIFDFKRITGNDTVEHLQSIVTKEEIKAEKGALQVIAQKSEGCMRDALSILDKIVSFTNGSVTYHNTLEHLNILDHDYFFRLLDFLMRQDLAGAMLLYDEINRKGFEGDLVLNGFAEFIRNLLVCKDARAASLLDVVEGMQSKYTSVAAQANAAYLVSALNILNEAEINYKMARNKRLHVELCLIKLNFLQQALELSVENGAVVKKKRIDGPVALKMKGIAALQQKPGAGAPGGNAAGGSMAGGNMSSGGGAPIGGNAYPGGGMASGGNAGGGNGYSGNTGGGNSYAGNAGSGMAPGGYGGQQGVASGNGFQGSHQAAMGGQPGGAVGSAGSGARLYINNDVAGNSVNESGQPYYGSEGTMMSGGMPLQTAQPVMPYGAGPGMAAPAGNAPRSKRSLLEALRDKYGDQYQVEEVQEAEPLNMDKLRVLWDEYADKLEKQQKHSAANTFRICKMVQESDVHFSVVVNALIQQNFIDQERIMLIDAIQRAFNNRSIAFHVVVEEGEVEEQPANVSLNSRQRFERIVSQYPWVKELKERLKLDLDTY; the protein is encoded by the coding sequence ATGGATAAGTTTATTGTTTCGGCGAGGAAATACCGCCCTCAGACGTTTGATACGGTGGTGGGGCAGTCTCATATTACTACTACACTCAAGAATGCGATCAAGCATAACCAGCTGGCGCATGCTTTTTTGTTTTGTGGTCCGCGTGGGGTAGGTAAGACCACCTGTGCGCGTATTCTGGCCAAAACCATCAACTGTGAGAACCTGCAGCCCGATGGAGAGGCTTGTGACACCTGTAACTCCTGCCGTACTTTCAATGAAGGTACTTCGCTGAACATTCACGAGCTCGATGCCGCCAGTAACAACTCGGTGGACGATATCCGTTCGCTGGTTGAGCAGGTGCGTTTTGCGCCCCAGGCCGGTAAGTACAAGGTATATATTGTGGATGAGGTGCACATGTTAAGCGCCAGCGCCTTCAATGCGTTCCTGAAAACGCTGGAAGAGCCGCCATCCTATGCCATATTCATCCTGGCCACTACTGAGAAGCATAAGATATTACCCACCATTCTTTCGCGATGCCAGATCTTCGACTTCAAGCGCATCACGGGGAATGATACGGTAGAACATCTGCAGTCTATTGTTACGAAGGAGGAGATCAAGGCCGAAAAAGGTGCTTTACAGGTTATTGCCCAGAAAAGTGAAGGATGTATGCGCGATGCGCTGAGCATCCTGGATAAGATCGTGAGCTTTACCAATGGCTCTGTTACCTATCATAATACGCTGGAGCATTTAAACATCCTGGATCACGATTATTTCTTCCGTTTGCTGGATTTCCTGATGCGACAGGACCTGGCCGGCGCGATGCTGTTATATGATGAAATCAACCGCAAAGGTTTTGAAGGCGACCTGGTATTAAATGGTTTTGCTGAATTCATCCGTAACCTGCTGGTATGTAAGGATGCGCGTGCCGCTTCGCTGCTCGATGTGGTAGAAGGGATGCAGTCTAAATACACCAGTGTTGCTGCACAGGCGAATGCCGCTTACCTGGTAAGCGCTTTAAATATTCTGAACGAAGCTGAGATCAATTATAAGATGGCGCGTAACAAGCGCCTGCATGTAGAGCTTTGTTTGATCAAACTCAATTTCCTGCAACAGGCGCTGGAGTTATCGGTAGAGAATGGCGCTGTTGTAAAAAAAAAGCGAATTGACGGGCCGGTAGCGCTTAAAATGAAAGGCATAGCTGCGTTGCAGCAGAAGCCTGGAGCTGGCGCGCCTGGCGGCAATGCAGCCGGTGGCAGTATGGCTGGCGGGAACATGTCTTCCGGTGGCGGTGCGCCAATTGGAGGCAATGCTTATCCGGGGGGCGGAATGGCATCCGGCGGTAATGCGGGAGGTGGCAATGGCTATTCCGGTAACACAGGAGGTGGCAATAGTTACGCCGGTAATGCAGGTAGCGGAATGGCGCCGGGTGGTTATGGGGGGCAGCAGGGAGTTGCATCCGGTAATGGATTCCAGGGTAGTCATCAGGCTGCGATGGGCGGACAACCCGGCGGGGCTGTTGGTTCGGCCGGTTCTGGAGCAAGGCTTTATATCAACAATGATGTGGCGGGAAACAGTGTCAATGAATCAGGGCAACCTTATTATGGCAGTGAGGGCACGATGATGTCTGGTGGAATGCCATTGCAGACTGCCCAGCCGGTAATGCCTTATGGCGCTGGCCCGGGAATGGCAGCGCCGGCAGGTAATGCACCGCGCAGCAAACGATCTTTACTCGAAGCTTTAAGAGATAAATACGGCGATCAATACCAGGTAGAAGAAGTGCAGGAGGCTGAGCCTTTAAACATGGACAAGCTTCGCGTGCTTTGGGATGAATATGCCGATAAACTTGAAAAACAGCAAAAACACTCTGCCGCCAATACTTTCCGGATCTGTAAAATGGTACAGGAATCGGATGTGCATTTCAGCGTAGTTGTAAACGCCCTTATCCAGCAGAACTTTATTGACCAGGAGCGTATTATGCTTATCGATGCCATTCAAAGGGCATTCAATAACCGTTCTATCGCCTTCCATGTTGTAGTGGAAGAAGGGGAGGTGGAAGAGCAGCCGGCAAACGTATCTCTCAACAGCCGTCAGCGGTTTGAAAGGATTGTTTCCCAATATCCCTGGGTAAAAGAGCTGAAAGAGCGGCTGAAGCTGGATTTGGATACATATTAA
- a CDS encoding M16 family metallopeptidase: MRKKVLATVLFALLSGSAAVAQKLQFTEYDLSNGLHVILHQDKSAPVVAVSVMYHVGSKNEDTARTGFAHFFEHLLFEGTENIKRGEFDKIVSSNGGQANANTTQDRTFYYELFPSNQLELGLWLESERMFHPVINEIGVKTQNEVVKEEKRQRLDNQPYGKFTYEVFRRLFSAHPYRWQPIGSMEHLDAATLAEFKAFFKKYYVPNNAVLSIAGDIDIEKTKGLVKAYFEEIPKGAPVAPVAVTEQPLTHEIVDTVYDANIQIPAIFAAYRIPGSKNHDSKVLEMISSILSGGGSSRLSKKMVDEKKNALEVAAFNYALEDYGAYITLALPNNNASLDSLLADIDAEVASLQKDLISESEYKKILNQFENNYVSANSKMLGVVENLANGYTFKKNTNDINEELDEIRSITREEIRDIARKYLVKTQRVVLYYLPGKE, translated from the coding sequence ATGCGAAAAAAGGTTTTGGCTACAGTACTGTTTGCGCTTCTTTCAGGCTCGGCTGCTGTTGCCCAAAAGCTGCAGTTTACGGAGTATGACCTAAGTAATGGTCTGCACGTGATCCTGCACCAGGATAAATCTGCTCCTGTGGTAGCAGTTTCTGTCATGTATCATGTGGGCTCCAAGAACGAGGATACTGCGAGAACAGGTTTCGCACATTTCTTTGAACACCTTTTGTTTGAAGGTACTGAAAACATTAAGCGTGGTGAGTTTGACAAAATAGTATCCAGCAACGGCGGACAGGCCAATGCAAATACCACGCAGGACCGCACCTTCTATTATGAACTTTTTCCAAGCAACCAACTTGAGCTGGGGCTATGGCTGGAAAGCGAGCGTATGTTCCATCCTGTGATCAATGAAATTGGTGTAAAGACCCAGAACGAGGTGGTGAAGGAAGAGAAGCGTCAGCGTTTAGACAACCAGCCTTATGGTAAGTTCACTTATGAAGTGTTCCGCCGTTTGTTTTCTGCGCATCCTTATCGCTGGCAGCCTATTGGCAGCATGGAGCATCTTGATGCGGCTACGCTGGCTGAGTTCAAGGCTTTCTTTAAAAAATATTATGTTCCCAATAATGCGGTTTTAAGTATTGCGGGTGATATAGATATCGAAAAAACAAAAGGTCTTGTAAAGGCATATTTTGAAGAGATACCTAAAGGCGCACCTGTTGCACCTGTTGCTGTTACTGAGCAGCCGCTAACACATGAAATTGTTGATACGGTATATGATGCTAACATCCAGATCCCTGCCATATTCGCTGCTTATCGTATCCCGGGTTCCAAGAATCATGATTCCAAGGTGCTGGAAATGATCTCTTCAATTTTGTCCGGTGGCGGAAGTTCACGTTTATCCAAAAAGATGGTGGATGAGAAAAAGAACGCACTGGAAGTAGCTGCTTTCAATTATGCGCTTGAAGATTATGGCGCTTATATTACGCTGGCACTGCCTAACAACAATGCATCGCTTGATTCGCTGCTTGCCGATATAGATGCTGAAGTTGCTTCGTTGCAGAAAGATCTGATCAGTGAATCGGAGTATAAGAAGATACTGAACCAGTTTGAAAACAATTATGTAAGCGCCAACAGTAAGATGCTTGGTGTAGTAGAGAATCTTGCGAACGGTTATACGTTCAAGAAAAATACAAATGATATCAACGAGGAGCTGGATGAAATACGTTCTATTACCCGTGAAGAGATCAGGGATATAGCGCGGAAATACCTGGTAAAAACGCAGCGTGTGGTTTTGTATTATCTGCCTGGTAAAGAGTAA
- a CDS encoding alanine dehydrogenase, protein MPVGKSIVSTSFSYETFEEKLDIKRQGAKLTIGIPKENALHEKRISLIPEAVEVLVNNGHEVIIEHKAGEGSKYSDGDYSEAGARIAYSKEDVYKAPMILKTAPLTEDDLPFLQLNQTVISPIHLSMLKKPLIEKLMEKRITALGFEHLKDDSGTFPIVRSMSEIAGSAVMLIAGQYLGSPDNGKGVLLGGISGIPPTKVIIIGAGVVGEFATRTALAMGASVKVFDNNVYRLKRLQNNLGVRVWTSVIEPKILAKQLKTCEVAVGALSSDNGRCPIVVSEDMVRAMRAGSVIIDVSVDRGGCFETSEITTHEKPVFIKHDVIHYCVPNIPSGFARTASHAISNVLMPLLLLASDQGGFDDMVWHNFNLRHGIYLYKGALTNFYISQRFNLKYTDLNLLIASRR, encoded by the coding sequence ATGCCAGTAGGAAAGTCTATTGTGAGTACTTCTTTCAGTTACGAGACCTTTGAAGAGAAATTGGATATTAAACGGCAAGGCGCCAAGCTAACCATTGGCATACCTAAGGAAAACGCGCTGCACGAAAAACGTATTTCCCTGATACCGGAAGCGGTGGAAGTATTGGTGAACAACGGTCACGAAGTTATCATTGAACATAAAGCCGGTGAAGGCAGTAAATACAGCGATGGCGACTACAGTGAAGCCGGCGCCCGCATTGCCTACAGCAAAGAAGATGTATACAAAGCGCCGATGATCCTGAAAACGGCCCCCCTCACCGAAGACGACCTTCCTTTCCTGCAATTGAACCAAACGGTTATCTCCCCCATCCACCTGTCGATGCTCAAAAAACCATTGATAGAAAAGTTGATGGAGAAACGTATCACCGCCCTGGGTTTCGAACACCTGAAAGACGACAGCGGTACCTTCCCCATTGTACGCAGCATGAGCGAAATTGCCGGCAGCGCCGTCATGCTCATTGCCGGACAATACCTGGGCAGCCCCGATAATGGTAAAGGTGTATTGCTCGGCGGTATCAGCGGTATTCCTCCTACCAAAGTTATTATTATAGGAGCCGGCGTGGTAGGTGAGTTTGCCACCCGTACAGCCCTGGCCATGGGCGCATCCGTTAAAGTATTCGACAACAACGTCTATCGCCTGAAACGCCTTCAGAACAATCTTGGCGTGCGCGTATGGACCAGCGTTATAGAGCCAAAGATCCTGGCCAAACAACTGAAAACCTGCGAAGTTGCCGTAGGCGCCCTCAGCAGCGACAACGGCCGTTGCCCCATAGTGGTTTCCGAAGATATGGTCCGCGCCATGCGCGCCGGCAGCGTTATCATCGACGTAAGCGTCGACAGAGGCGGCTGCTTCGAAACCAGCGAAATAACCACCCACGAAAAGCCTGTTTTCATTAAACACGACGTCATACACTATTGCGTACCCAATATCCCCAGCGGATTTGCACGCACCGCCAGCCACGCCATCAGCAACGTGCTCATGCCGCTGCTCCTCCTGGCCAGCGACCAGGGCGGCTTCGACGATATGGTATGGCATAACTTCAACCTCCGCCACGGCATCTACCTCTACAAAGGCGCCCTCACCAACTTCTACATCAGTCAGCGCTTCAACCTCAAGTACACAGATCTGAATCTGTTGATCGCAAGCAGGAGATAG